In a single window of the Gloeocapsa sp. PCC 73106 genome:
- a CDS encoding glycosyltransferase family A protein, producing MNIGVVIIGRNEGERFRQCLTSLTNQLDQNIPMVYVDSGSTDGSCEVAKKFGTKVIELDQKIPFTAARSRNTGLFWLLGKYPNLEYVQFIDGDCTLDPAWMEKALAAIAVDPKIAIVCGRRREKYPDASVYNLLAELEWNTPIGEARGCGGDALIRVEALKAVNGYNSSMICGEEPDMCIRMRQKGWKIMRIEGDMTWHDMAMFKLSQYWKRSVRGGWAVAEGFALYGAPPEKYMVKEHMSGWLWGLILPVLAIGLSWPTSGLSLLILLGYPILTWKIYRRRLQQNNTQKEAIAYAVFAIVFKFAQAYGQGKYWLNRWQGKQATLIEYKEEAVGASS from the coding sequence ATGAACATAGGCGTAGTTATTATTGGCAGAAACGAAGGTGAAAGGTTCAGACAGTGCTTAACCTCACTGACAAATCAATTAGACCAAAATATACCGATGGTCTATGTGGATTCAGGTTCAACCGACGGAAGTTGCGAAGTGGCCAAAAAATTTGGAACTAAAGTCATAGAACTAGATCAGAAAATTCCCTTCACAGCAGCCCGATCTCGTAATACTGGGCTGTTTTGGTTACTGGGGAAATATCCCAATCTAGAATACGTACAATTTATAGATGGCGATTGCACACTAGATCCGGCCTGGATGGAAAAAGCTTTAGCTGCGATCGCAGTAGATCCCAAAATAGCCATAGTATGTGGTCGTCGTCGCGAAAAATATCCAGACGCCTCGGTTTATAACCTCCTAGCTGAGCTCGAATGGAATACACCCATAGGAGAAGCCAGAGGCTGTGGGGGTGATGCGTTAATCCGCGTTGAAGCCCTCAAAGCCGTCAATGGCTACAATAGCTCTATGATCTGTGGTGAAGAACCAGATATGTGCATTCGTATGCGCCAAAAAGGCTGGAAAATCATGCGCATAGAAGGAGATATGACTTGGCACGATATGGCCATGTTCAAACTGAGTCAATATTGGAAACGCTCCGTCAGAGGTGGTTGGGCAGTAGCAGAAGGCTTCGCTCTGTATGGCGCCCCTCCTGAAAAGTATATGGTCAAAGAACATATGAGCGGTTGGTTATGGGGTTTAATTCTGCCAGTGCTAGCCATAGGATTGAGCTGGCCAACCAGCGGTTTATCCCTATTGATCTTACTAGGCTACCCTATATTGACCTGGAAGATTTATCGTCGACGTCTGCAACAAAATAACACCCAAAAAGAAGCGATCGCCTACGCAGTCTTCGCCATAGTTTTCAAATTCGCTCAAGCCTATGGACAAGGCAAATACTGGCTGAACCGTTGGCAAGGCAAACAAGCCACCCTCATAGAATACAAAGAGGAAGCGGTGGGAGCTTCATCCTAA
- a CDS encoding glutamate synthase subunit beta: MGKPTGFIEYVRELPADRSPSERIQDWDEFHLTLTEEKLQTQSARCMDCGTPFCHTGTMLKGMASGCPINNLIPEWNDLVYRGLWREALDRLHKTNNFPEFTGRVCPAPCEGSCVLGIHNPPVTIKNIELSIIDKGWDEGWITPKPPEIRTGKKVSIVGSGPAGLSAAVQLNQAGHFVTVFERADRPGGLLMYGIPNMKLDKQKVLQRRIQLLEAEGVKFVCNTEVGKDLPAQTLLDEFDATILCIGATKPRDLAVENRQLQGIHLAMDFLTANTQAILSQQQPPISAEGKDVVIIGGGDTGTDCVGTSLRHGCKSVVQVEILPKPPQERGPDNPWPEWPKTYKVDYGQEEAASKFGHDPRLFLTTATKFSGDKQVQAVHTVQVEWQKNDQGRFIPQEIPGTEQVLPAQLVLLAIGFLGPEDYLLQSLGVERDPRSNVKADYGKYYTSIPGVFAAGDCRRGQSLVVWAFNEGRQAARECDRYLMGATKLP, from the coding sequence ATGGGGAAACCAACTGGCTTTATCGAATACGTACGTGAGTTACCCGCCGATCGCTCACCCAGTGAACGCATTCAGGATTGGGATGAATTTCATCTAACCCTGACAGAAGAGAAACTGCAAACCCAGAGCGCTCGCTGTATGGACTGTGGCACCCCCTTTTGTCATACAGGAACAATGCTCAAAGGGATGGCCAGTGGTTGTCCTATTAATAATCTGATTCCAGAATGGAACGATCTGGTCTATCGCGGTCTCTGGCGTGAAGCTTTAGACCGTTTGCACAAAACTAATAATTTTCCTGAGTTCACCGGTCGCGTCTGTCCCGCACCCTGTGAGGGTTCCTGTGTCCTGGGTATTCACAATCCACCGGTGACGATTAAAAATATCGAACTGTCGATCATCGATAAGGGCTGGGACGAAGGCTGGATTACCCCAAAACCTCCAGAAATCAGAACGGGCAAAAAAGTCTCGATCGTAGGATCGGGTCCTGCTGGGCTTTCCGCCGCAGTTCAGTTAAATCAAGCAGGTCATTTCGTTACTGTCTTCGAACGAGCAGATCGCCCTGGAGGACTGTTAATGTACGGTATTCCCAACATGAAGCTAGATAAGCAAAAAGTGCTCCAACGTCGTATACAACTTCTAGAGGCTGAGGGGGTAAAATTTGTATGTAATACAGAAGTGGGAAAAGACTTACCCGCCCAAACTCTCCTCGATGAGTTCGACGCTACCATCCTCTGTATCGGGGCAACTAAACCCAGGGATTTAGCTGTAGAAAATCGCCAACTTCAAGGAATTCATCTCGCTATGGATTTCCTCACAGCTAACACTCAAGCTATCTTATCCCAACAACAACCCCCAATTTCCGCAGAGGGCAAAGATGTAGTCATCATCGGTGGTGGCGATACGGGAACCGACTGCGTGGGAACTTCCCTGCGACACGGCTGTAAAAGCGTCGTTCAGGTAGAAATCCTTCCCAAACCTCCTCAAGAACGTGGTCCCGATAACCCTTGGCCCGAATGGCCCAAAACCTACAAAGTAGATTACGGTCAAGAAGAAGCCGCTAGTAAGTTTGGTCATGATCCACGTCTATTTCTCACTACCGCCACTAAATTCTCCGGTGATAAACAAGTACAAGCCGTGCATACGGTACAGGTAGAATGGCAAAAAAATGACCAGGGACGATTTATACCTCAGGAAATTCCTGGTACCGAACAAGTTCTCCCCGCTCAATTAGTGCTCCTGGCGATCGGTTTTCTTGGTCCGGAAGATTATTTACTTCAAAGTCTTGGCGTAGAAAGAGATCCCCGGAGTAACGTTAAAGCTGATTACGGTAAGTATTATACCAGTATCCCCGGTGTTTTCGCAGCAGGAGACTGTCGTCGCGGTCAAAGTCTCGTAGTTTGGGCTTTCAACGAAGGTCGTCAAGCCGCCCGTGAATGCGATCGCTACTTAATGGGCGCGACCAAACTACCTTAG